Proteins co-encoded in one Acidithiobacillus caldus ATCC 51756 genomic window:
- a CDS encoding outer membrane protein assembly factor BamB family protein gives MYGQGTYHDSDTIPTIFRLISAVITGSFLYVPTAAAGITPTLWPMYAFQPGHNAFIKLPFPAVSWTFEVPGAAAARKAVLNNTTIRDLVGFPIGVSVADHAVFAPNDNGYLYKLQAKSGKLDWAFDAYNQLMTTPVVARVAGKTLVFVGAGNSVFTYSHARKFGMKDAQVIRGSDVSAIDAVDAATGKLVWTYRTKGEDMPSAVFDHGMLIFGNGDGHVYALDAANGALKWKTAIQSFVSMSSAALDPQNNVVIVGGTHPSNIYALDATTGRLLWKVHPAHIFSSSGGDGTWAVADGLAIGQIETRTKGQKSVSNSEELAIDIATGKVVWSTTLGTGKTPPRNKDAVPAVDHGVIYTGSPVTHREYAINVSNGRILWTTPLKVGMKAAPTIVRNTVIQPTGNGNLFTLDRANGKVIHVANLHQGGYGPQNGVALGKTFFIGTNSGYLQAIPLQKLGVDD, from the coding sequence TTGTATGGACAAGGAACCTACCATGATTCGGACACGATCCCGACTATTTTCAGGCTAATTTCCGCGGTAATCACCGGCAGTTTCCTGTACGTACCAACCGCCGCGGCAGGGATAACACCCACACTGTGGCCCATGTATGCGTTTCAACCGGGCCATAATGCCTTCATCAAATTACCATTTCCTGCGGTTTCGTGGACCTTTGAGGTGCCCGGGGCGGCGGCCGCGCGGAAAGCGGTTCTCAATAACACCACCATCCGTGACCTCGTGGGGTTTCCTATCGGGGTTTCTGTAGCGGACCATGCCGTCTTTGCGCCCAATGACAACGGCTATTTGTATAAGCTCCAGGCAAAAAGCGGCAAACTCGATTGGGCATTCGACGCCTACAACCAGTTGATGACCACACCGGTAGTGGCTCGCGTCGCTGGTAAAACGCTGGTGTTCGTGGGTGCCGGAAATTCGGTATTCACCTATAGCCACGCCCGGAAATTCGGCATGAAAGACGCTCAGGTGATCCGGGGCAGCGATGTGTCGGCAATCGATGCCGTCGATGCGGCAACCGGAAAACTCGTATGGACCTACCGGACAAAGGGAGAGGACATGCCCAGCGCGGTATTCGATCACGGCATGCTCATCTTTGGTAACGGCGACGGCCATGTCTACGCCTTGGATGCTGCCAACGGTGCCCTGAAATGGAAGACCGCCATCCAATCGTTTGTCAGCATGTCTTCCGCCGCCTTAGATCCCCAGAACAACGTAGTCATTGTCGGCGGAACCCATCCAAGTAACATCTACGCGCTCGACGCTACAACGGGCAGACTTTTGTGGAAAGTGCATCCTGCCCATATTTTCTCCAGCAGCGGTGGCGACGGTACCTGGGCGGTAGCCGACGGACTGGCGATTGGGCAGATCGAGACCAGGACCAAAGGACAAAAGTCGGTCTCGAACTCGGAAGAGTTGGCCATCGACATAGCGACCGGGAAAGTGGTCTGGTCGACCACACTGGGTACCGGGAAGACACCGCCCAGAAACAAGGATGCTGTACCAGCAGTTGACCACGGGGTGATCTATACGGGCAGCCCGGTGACCCATCGAGAATATGCCATAAACGTTAGCAATGGCCGAATCCTCTGGACTACCCCGCTTAAGGTGGGCATGAAAGCGGCGCCCACCATCGTGCGAAATACTGTAATTCAGCCTACGGGTAACGGTAACCTCTTTACCTTGGACAGAGCCAATGGAAAGGTCATACACGTCGCTAATCTGCACCAAGGGGGATACGGTCCACAAAATGGAGTGGCGCTCGGGAAAACCTTTTTCATTGGTACTAACAGCGGGTATCTACAGGCCATCCCTTTGCAGAAACTGGGCGTGGACGATTAG
- a CDS encoding cytochrome ubiquinol oxidase subunit I: MLLENTMPVLLSRLDFAWITSMHILWTPMTIGMSWLLFALEMAWLKTGDERWYKLNRFFEKIFIINFGAGVATGVTMEMAFGILYGPFSQAVGPFFGNILGFETITAFMYEAGFIGLMVFGWGKVSKGMHAFATFNVGLSSTLSAMWILVANSWMQSPNGVVLKHGLFQVTNWWHAILNDNFVWGFPHMWVACLELALFVFAAVSSWFILKNRNADLFTKLLKPTLLALLIVTPIQIFIGDTLGRDVAMTQPTSLAAMEGHYHTYLPNGKVNTGWHLIAFPNAKNDGNSFAITIPHVLSLLETHTWNGKVTGMDSFPAKDRPDVWVPFYAFRAMVAIGFFLFFVALWGNWLRLRGQFNAQALRKHPWFLRSVVFSGFLPYLAIWCGWWTREIGRQPWVVYNLMRTYQGVSHMSVGQEIFWFTGYIVFELVVWSGAWYFFSRVIRKGADDIAPSESLFHHPDAGETDAGRAGGGFAKPTFAKPTMDKSR, encoded by the coding sequence ATGCTACTGGAAAACACCATGCCCGTGCTCCTCAGTCGTCTGGACTTTGCCTGGATCACGTCCATGCATATCCTCTGGACGCCGATGACCATCGGTATGTCCTGGCTGCTCTTCGCCCTGGAGATGGCCTGGCTCAAGACCGGTGACGAGCGCTGGTACAAGCTCAACCGCTTTTTCGAAAAGATCTTCATCATCAACTTCGGGGCCGGTGTGGCCACCGGTGTGACCATGGAGATGGCCTTCGGCATCCTCTACGGTCCCTTCTCCCAGGCCGTGGGGCCCTTCTTCGGCAACATCCTGGGCTTTGAGACCATCACCGCCTTCATGTACGAGGCTGGCTTCATCGGCCTCATGGTCTTCGGCTGGGGCAAGGTGAGCAAGGGCATGCACGCCTTTGCGACCTTCAACGTGGGCCTGTCCTCGACCCTGTCGGCCATGTGGATCCTGGTGGCCAACTCCTGGATGCAGAGTCCCAACGGTGTAGTCCTGAAGCATGGCCTGTTTCAGGTGACCAACTGGTGGCACGCCATTCTCAATGACAACTTCGTCTGGGGCTTTCCGCACATGTGGGTGGCCTGCTTGGAGCTGGCGCTGTTCGTCTTCGCGGCGGTCTCTTCCTGGTTCATCCTGAAGAACCGCAATGCCGACCTCTTCACCAAGTTGCTGAAACCCACGCTCCTGGCGCTGCTCATTGTCACGCCCATCCAGATCTTCATCGGTGATACCCTGGGGCGCGATGTGGCCATGACGCAGCCGACCTCCCTGGCGGCCATGGAAGGGCACTACCATACCTACCTGCCCAACGGTAAGGTCAATACGGGCTGGCACCTCATCGCTTTCCCCAACGCCAAGAACGATGGCAACAGCTTCGCCATCACCATTCCCCACGTCCTGAGTCTCTTGGAGACCCACACCTGGAACGGCAAGGTGACGGGCATGGACAGCTTCCCGGCCAAGGATCGCCCCGATGTCTGGGTACCCTTCTATGCCTTCCGGGCCATGGTGGCCATTGGCTTCTTCCTGTTCTTCGTGGCCCTGTGGGGCAACTGGCTGCGCCTGCGTGGGCAGTTCAACGCCCAGGCCCTGCGCAAGCATCCCTGGTTCTTGCGTTCCGTGGTGTTCTCGGGCTTCCTGCCCTATCTCGCCATCTGGTGCGGTTGGTGGACGCGTGAAATCGGTCGGCAGCCCTGGGTCGTCTACAACCTCATGCGCACCTATCAGGGCGTGAGCCACATGTCCGTGGGGCAGGAGATCTTCTGGTTCACGGGCTACATCGTCTTTGAGCTCGTCGTGTGGAGTGGCGCCTGGTACTTCTTCAGCCGCGTCATTCGCAAGGGTGCAGACGACATCGCGCCGTCGGAGTCCTTGTTCCACCATCCGGATGCGGGGGAGACCGATGCCGGTCGGGCAGGAGGCGGCTTTGCCAAGCCCACGTTTGCCAAGCCCACGATGGATAAGAGCCGCTAA
- a CDS encoding cytochrome d ubiquinol oxidase subunit II, translating into MFLLYIGLDGADLGAGIFALFSKDEEERGAIMASMAGFWDGNETWLVVAGGVLFGAFPLVYGSAFNYLMIPLAVALWAIISRAIAFEFHVHAIGSKRFWGWMFAGGSLVAPFGAGVALGAALQGFPMAHGMALESVPGAHASAFDAVPHFSGNALSFLSPFSLWTGVGAVVAASLAGGLYLCARFLPGDPIHQRAKAWTSGFSLVALAAIAVTLIWSYAIFPWAAAKWTGPDWWFWLAWLVIILGFAYKSMMAHAEQRDFTALLWGEGVVAQLWIALWATMYPYIVPETWTIQSAANPANSLAVFTLFMTGFVPVMILYNWYQIWVFRGRFTKKSVYGGH; encoded by the coding sequence ATGTTCCTGTTGTACATTGGTCTCGATGGGGCCGATCTGGGCGCCGGGATTTTCGCGCTCTTCTCCAAAGATGAGGAAGAGCGGGGCGCCATCATGGCCTCCATGGCCGGCTTTTGGGACGGTAACGAGACCTGGCTCGTGGTAGCCGGCGGGGTCCTTTTCGGCGCTTTTCCCTTGGTGTATGGATCGGCCTTCAACTACCTCATGATTCCGCTGGCGGTTGCCTTGTGGGCGATCATTTCCCGCGCCATTGCCTTTGAATTTCACGTGCACGCCATCGGCTCCAAGCGGTTTTGGGGATGGATGTTTGCCGGTGGTAGCCTGGTGGCTCCCTTTGGTGCTGGCGTGGCCCTGGGTGCTGCCTTGCAAGGCTTTCCTATGGCCCATGGTATGGCGCTCGAGTCGGTTCCCGGGGCCCATGCCAGCGCTTTCGATGCGGTACCGCACTTCTCGGGCAATGCGCTGAGTTTTCTGTCGCCCTTTTCGCTGTGGACCGGCGTTGGGGCTGTTGTCGCCGCAAGCCTCGCGGGTGGGCTCTATCTCTGCGCCCGATTCCTGCCTGGAGATCCCATTCACCAGCGGGCCAAAGCCTGGACCAGCGGGTTTTCGCTGGTGGCGCTCGCGGCAATCGCCGTAACGCTCATTTGGTCCTACGCCATCTTCCCCTGGGCGGCAGCCAAATGGACCGGTCCCGACTGGTGGTTTTGGCTTGCCTGGCTGGTGATCATCCTGGGGTTTGCCTACAAGTCCATGATGGCCCACGCAGAACAGCGCGACTTTACCGCACTGCTCTGGGGGGAAGGGGTGGTCGCCCAACTCTGGATTGCTCTGTGGGCGACGATGTACCCCTACATCGTGCCCGAAACCTGGACGATCCAGTCCGCAGCGAATCCAGCCAATTCCTTGGCCGTCTTTACCCTGTTTATGACCGGATTCGTCCCGGTGATGATCTTGTACAACTGGTATCAGATCTGGGTTTTCCGCGGGCGTTTCACCAAGAAGAGTGTGTACGGAGGGCACTGA
- a CDS encoding TQO small subunit DoxD, with amino-acid sequence MTSIVDKEISKNAQPHSKRSWWILSVGLLAVRFVQGWIYWGGGSRRFIYGPQKLNPHDHWMAYKFQTAMPGAILGTQHIIAFLLHHFTLLYACVIIFSAVELVSGLMLLTGFLTRLAAFLTLGLSFTLMLMFGWQGATCIDEWTMAASNFAMGITLVLLGSGAYSLDNWVARKNPVLAEKGWFRWLGGSTPLPLSDGAFKKLSLVLFWIGVVFIVGTYSYYRGSVVTPFHGDPTGVKAHHIALTKGRIVDHKTLDVTMYVDAGTPTVPAHIIWIRLENAAGKTLDRWNAKTLSHLNPKAIHNIFAYQKVAPDPLLGLEAGLAAKATLELPLVRPLNNPSANSHDKIVMQGINGVVSTGMVS; translated from the coding sequence ATGACATCGATCGTAGATAAGGAAATCTCGAAAAATGCACAACCTCACAGCAAACGGAGTTGGTGGATATTGTCGGTAGGCTTATTGGCAGTACGGTTTGTGCAGGGGTGGATTTATTGGGGTGGGGGATCCAGGCGATTCATATACGGTCCACAAAAACTTAATCCACACGATCACTGGATGGCCTATAAGTTTCAAACGGCTATGCCCGGCGCAATTCTCGGGACGCAGCATATTATCGCCTTTTTGCTGCATCATTTTACGCTCTTGTATGCTTGCGTCATTATCTTTAGTGCCGTCGAGCTCGTTTCTGGCCTAATGCTCCTTACGGGATTTCTCACGCGACTGGCCGCATTTTTGACGCTCGGACTTTCGTTTACGCTCATGCTGATGTTTGGTTGGCAAGGTGCTACCTGTATTGACGAGTGGACCATGGCAGCCTCTAATTTCGCTATGGGGATCACCCTCGTACTCCTCGGCAGCGGAGCGTATTCGCTAGATAACTGGGTTGCTCGTAAGAATCCGGTACTGGCGGAGAAGGGATGGTTTCGCTGGCTTGGTGGCAGCACACCATTACCGCTATCCGATGGAGCATTTAAAAAGCTGTCCTTGGTTCTATTCTGGATTGGGGTAGTTTTCATTGTTGGGACGTATTCCTATTACCGTGGCTCTGTTGTAACGCCTTTTCATGGTGATCCCACTGGAGTAAAGGCGCACCACATCGCGTTGACCAAAGGCCGGATCGTGGATCATAAAACCTTGGACGTAACAATGTACGTGGACGCGGGGACTCCGACCGTGCCGGCACATATTATTTGGATTCGGTTGGAGAATGCGGCGGGAAAGACGCTGGACAGGTGGAATGCAAAAACTCTGTCTCACCTGAATCCGAAGGCTATCCACAATATTTTTGCGTACCAGAAGGTTGCTCCGGATCCATTGCTCGGCCTAGAAGCTGGACTTGCGGCCAAGGCGACACTTGAACTTCCACTGGTTAGGCCCTTGAATAATCCTTCGGCCAATTCGCATGACAAAATTGTGATGCAGGGAATTAATGGGGTCGTTTCGACCGGAATGGTCTCCTGA
- a CDS encoding outer membrane protein assembly factor BamB family protein encodes MIKRYYAIGIAVTATLLIPTEALASITPVLQPGNPFDPDSPFARLYLPQNAPKGKDKVGPAEWTHAYGSPTHNAGFSVSAHAPAWVRRGVQWNFPEARAWPLTDPTPFGAQVDGVKEALPVQTQFYGNALGVSMVRGVVYAESDDMFAYAINARTGKLIWRTSPVGNNLMGNPLVIGNRVFLSAGSVSFNFANVVEFKTDPDKAGRGKDISYNGIYCLNSKTGMLEWYFPTAGDAMPTPAYAYHSLYISTGDGNVYRINASDGKQIWKTHVGGIANMSSPAVWHGRVYVGMSVVPGLYALNARTGSVDWKGEIPGAVNTGMGDVSPAVAHGIVVMDAVANPKIVDGKPTMVTLVRGFNAKTGTALWTDNMGRGAKIPAFKGGVPMIHGNVVYVGSPVTSDYDAINLDTGKVLWTWHVPHPGPAGAARGAPTYYQHMLYISTGPDLYVLNPKNGQEVGHYHVGGRFGIVNPTIVGGTIYLGNSWDWVNAVPVKDVYSGFNTAKD; translated from the coding sequence ATGATTAAAAGATATTACGCGATCGGTATTGCCGTTACCGCAACCCTCTTGATTCCGACCGAGGCCCTTGCATCGATCACCCCCGTTCTGCAACCGGGAAACCCGTTCGATCCGGACAGTCCTTTTGCGCGTTTGTACCTACCCCAAAATGCGCCCAAAGGCAAGGATAAGGTAGGTCCCGCGGAATGGACACACGCGTATGGAAGTCCGACACACAATGCCGGATTTTCGGTGAGCGCGCACGCACCAGCCTGGGTCCGACGCGGTGTTCAGTGGAATTTTCCAGAAGCCCGCGCCTGGCCGTTGACGGATCCTACTCCTTTCGGAGCTCAAGTAGACGGCGTTAAGGAAGCACTGCCTGTGCAAACTCAATTTTATGGTAATGCCTTGGGTGTCTCAATGGTTCGCGGCGTTGTCTATGCCGAAAGTGACGACATGTTCGCCTATGCGATTAATGCCAGAACCGGAAAATTGATATGGCGCACTAGCCCTGTTGGCAATAATCTGATGGGTAATCCACTGGTTATTGGTAACCGCGTTTTCCTTTCTGCTGGAAGTGTATCGTTCAACTTTGCGAACGTAGTGGAGTTTAAGACGGATCCAGATAAAGCAGGCCGCGGAAAAGATATAAGCTATAACGGTATCTACTGCCTAAATAGCAAGACTGGTATGCTCGAATGGTACTTTCCGACGGCTGGAGACGCAATGCCGACTCCGGCCTATGCGTATCATTCGTTATACATTAGTACCGGTGATGGTAATGTATATCGCATCAATGCCAGCGATGGAAAGCAAATCTGGAAAACCCACGTGGGTGGTATCGCAAATATGTCGAGTCCCGCTGTTTGGCATGGTCGCGTTTATGTTGGCATGTCCGTGGTTCCCGGCCTGTATGCGCTGAATGCGCGCACCGGCAGTGTGGACTGGAAAGGGGAGATTCCCGGTGCAGTGAACACCGGCATGGGCGACGTGTCGCCTGCTGTGGCTCACGGGATCGTGGTCATGGATGCGGTTGCCAATCCAAAGATTGTGGACGGAAAGCCCACCATGGTGACCCTCGTGCGTGGCTTCAACGCCAAAACTGGAACCGCGTTGTGGACGGACAACATGGGACGAGGCGCAAAGATCCCGGCATTCAAAGGTGGTGTTCCAATGATCCACGGAAATGTCGTGTATGTTGGGTCACCGGTGACCTCGGACTACGATGCCATCAATCTGGATACCGGTAAGGTACTTTGGACCTGGCATGTGCCGCATCCGGGTCCTGCTGGCGCAGCCAGGGGAGCCCCAACCTACTATCAACATATGCTGTACATCTCAACGGGGCCCGATCTATACGTGTTGAATCCAAAAAATGGTCAGGAAGTTGGACATTACCATGTGGGGGGACGGTTTGGAATTGTCAATCCCACTATCGTTGGTGGCACCATTTATCTTGGGAACTCGTGGGATTGGGTCAACGCGGTGCCGGTAAAGGACGTATACTCCGGGTTCAACACGGCCAAAGATTGA
- a CDS encoding IS256 family transposase produces MQESTGFDGGMGELGLNIEGLLRRSARQLIQQAIEGEVQVLLEEYAAVRMVDGRRAVVRNGYLPEREILTAVGPVPVQVPKVRDRSGSGVVFRSSLVPPYVRKSRTVAAALPWLYLHGVSSGRMHEALSVLLGEEAKGLSPAVLGRLKVEWAQEHAQWQRRSLQGKRYAYWWADGVYTQLRAEDDPRMCLLVIIGVTAEGKKEVVAVTDGLRESKASWLEILRDLRDRGLQEAPLLAIGDGAMGFWAALDEIYPQTRHQRCWVHKTANILNELPKRLQGKAKAALQAIWMADTREAAEKAWQAFVRDYQAKYPRAVAKLEKDRDVLLTFFDFPAEHWRHIRSSNAIESTFATVRQRSSRTKNCVSRATFLGLSYKLIQQAERHWRGIQHPERLRELFAGVTFVDGMPANETRLDPQQDAA; encoded by the coding sequence ATGCAAGAGAGTACTGGTTTCGACGGAGGAATGGGAGAGTTGGGCCTGAACATCGAGGGCTTATTGCGGCGGTCCGCGCGCCAGCTGATCCAACAGGCCATCGAGGGCGAGGTGCAGGTGCTGCTGGAGGAGTATGCCGCGGTACGCATGGTCGATGGTCGCCGGGCCGTCGTGCGGAATGGATATCTGCCGGAGCGGGAGATCCTGACAGCGGTCGGCCCCGTGCCTGTACAGGTCCCCAAGGTGCGAGACCGCTCCGGTTCGGGCGTGGTCTTCCGTTCTTCCCTGGTACCGCCCTACGTGCGCAAGTCGCGGACCGTGGCCGCAGCGCTCCCCTGGTTGTACCTGCACGGGGTATCGTCGGGACGGATGCACGAGGCGCTGTCTGTTCTCCTGGGCGAGGAGGCCAAGGGGCTTTCTCCGGCCGTGCTGGGACGCTTGAAAGTCGAATGGGCGCAAGAGCATGCCCAATGGCAGCGCCGGTCTCTACAGGGAAAACGCTACGCCTATTGGTGGGCCGACGGGGTCTATACCCAGCTGCGGGCGGAGGACGATCCCCGGATGTGTCTCTTGGTCATTATTGGCGTGACGGCCGAGGGCAAGAAGGAGGTCGTGGCGGTCACCGACGGTTTACGGGAGTCCAAAGCCTCCTGGCTAGAGATCCTGCGGGACTTGCGCGACCGCGGGCTGCAGGAGGCGCCACTACTGGCCATAGGAGATGGGGCGATGGGTTTCTGGGCCGCCCTGGACGAGATTTACCCACAAACCCGTCATCAGCGCTGTTGGGTGCACAAGACGGCCAACATCCTCAACGAGCTACCGAAGCGCCTTCAGGGGAAAGCCAAGGCCGCCCTGCAGGCGATCTGGATGGCCGACACCCGTGAAGCTGCGGAGAAAGCCTGGCAAGCCTTCGTGCGGGACTACCAGGCCAAATATCCCAGAGCGGTCGCAAAGCTCGAGAAGGACCGGGACGTGCTGCTGACCTTCTTCGACTTCCCGGCAGAGCACTGGCGGCATATCCGCAGCAGCAACGCCATCGAATCGACCTTCGCCACCGTACGGCAACGCAGCAGCCGCACTAAAAACTGTGTCTCTCGAGCCACTTTCCTTGGCCTGAGCTACAAGCTCATCCAGCAGGCAGAGAGACACTGGCGCGGGATTCAGCATCCGGAAAGACTGCGCGAGCTCTTTGCCGGGGTGACATTTGTCGATGGGATGCCTGCCAACGAAACCCGGCTGGATCCTCAACAGGACGCCGCCTGA
- a CDS encoding DUF202 domain-containing protein has product MQLPYFRFDPHSFILRDWLALDRTVLANERTFLAYTRTALTLVLAGLTFIRFFGPDFWAILGYAALTVGVALWLLGLKRYRTMLEHYRALLPEEERALSPESQRQGIS; this is encoded by the coding sequence ATGCAGTTGCCGTATTTTCGCTTCGATCCGCACAGCTTCATTCTGCGGGACTGGTTGGCGCTGGACCGAACCGTATTGGCGAATGAGCGGACCTTTTTGGCCTATACGCGTACGGCACTGACCTTGGTGCTTGCGGGCCTCACCTTCATTCGGTTTTTCGGTCCCGATTTTTGGGCGATTTTGGGCTACGCCGCCTTGACCGTGGGTGTGGCGTTGTGGCTGCTCGGGTTAAAACGCTATCGCACGATGCTGGAACATTACCGGGCGCTCCTCCCGGAAGAGGAGCGAGCCCTGAGCCCCGAATCCCAACGGCAGGGGATTTCGTGA
- a CDS encoding IS630 family transposase — MKRVDVRKLTVDGRNILRQMVVRLRQQSGMRVEDLAKVSGAHPSTIRGWLARAKREGTESLEERPRGRPVGACRKLTLAAEAWIRDQIVQKDPRQLQMPFALWTRPAIRQLIRERFGIDLQVRLVGKYLKRWGFTPQRPVKRALEQNPEAVRQWLEVEYPRLRARALQEGAVIYWGDETAVKEDAHWVRGYAPKGQTPILEHPARWTTLSMISAISPRGEIAFEIVEGSIHAERFIAFLEKLITGAPQKVFLVVDNLRVHHAKVVSAWLADKQDRIELVFLPPYAPESNPDEYLNRDFKTALRTGPMSTDTQSLLEKATTFMNGLRQLPEKVARYFHHPAARYAMLDI, encoded by the coding sequence ATGAAGCGGGTAGATGTGCGTAAATTGACGGTGGATGGGCGCAACATACTGCGGCAGATGGTGGTGCGGTTGCGCCAACAGTCGGGCATGCGAGTAGAGGACTTGGCCAAGGTGTCTGGTGCCCATCCCTCGACGATTCGCGGTTGGTTGGCGCGAGCCAAACGAGAAGGAACCGAGAGCCTTGAGGAACGCCCGCGGGGGCGGCCGGTTGGGGCTTGCCGTAAATTGACTCTGGCGGCAGAGGCTTGGATTCGGGACCAGATCGTGCAAAAGGATCCACGGCAGTTGCAGATGCCTTTTGCGCTCTGGACGCGGCCTGCCATCCGGCAACTGATTCGGGAGCGTTTCGGGATCGATTTGCAGGTGCGATTGGTGGGCAAATATCTCAAGCGCTGGGGGTTTACTCCCCAACGTCCGGTCAAACGGGCGCTGGAACAGAACCCGGAAGCTGTACGGCAGTGGCTGGAGGTGGAGTACCCCAGGCTTCGGGCGCGTGCCCTGCAGGAAGGTGCGGTCATTTACTGGGGCGACGAAACCGCCGTCAAAGAGGATGCCCACTGGGTCCGGGGATATGCCCCCAAGGGGCAGACCCCCATCCTCGAGCATCCGGCACGCTGGACCACCCTGTCGATGATTTCGGCAATTTCCCCGCGCGGAGAGATCGCCTTCGAGATCGTGGAGGGCAGCATCCATGCGGAGCGTTTTATCGCCTTTCTGGAAAAGCTGATCACCGGCGCGCCGCAGAAGGTCTTCCTGGTAGTGGACAACCTGCGGGTACATCACGCCAAGGTGGTAAGCGCGTGGCTGGCCGACAAACAGGACCGCATTGAGCTCGTATTTCTGCCGCCCTATGCGCCAGAGTCCAACCCCGACGAGTATCTCAATCGCGATTTCAAAACCGCTCTGCGTACGGGCCCCATGAGCACAGATACCCAAAGCTTGCTGGAGAAGGCAACCACTTTCATGAACGGGCTACGCCAACTGCCCGAGAAAGTCGCGCGCTATTTCCACCATCCCGCAGCACGCTACGCGATGTTAGATATTTAG
- a CDS encoding tetratricopeptide repeat protein — translation MDWNGEPLDLLELAGLRDEPEALRQRALAGDPVAQFNMGVRYAEGRGVAQDFLEAAKWYGAAADQGDPQAQFNLGLLFYQGLGLPRNLVYAYELFRSAAAQGDERARAGLAAVSLELNDEDRLNLGLDAPAVRPTHH, via the coding sequence ATGGATTGGAACGGAGAACCTCTGGACTTATTGGAGTTGGCCGGACTCAGAGACGAACCGGAAGCCCTGCGGCAGCGTGCTCTAGCCGGTGATCCCGTAGCCCAGTTCAACATGGGGGTGCGTTACGCGGAGGGTCGCGGTGTTGCCCAAGATTTTCTGGAAGCCGCCAAATGGTACGGCGCTGCCGCCGACCAGGGAGACCCGCAAGCCCAGTTCAATCTGGGTCTACTCTTTTACCAGGGGCTGGGGCTGCCGCGTAATCTCGTCTACGCGTACGAGCTCTTTCGATCTGCTGCAGCGCAAGGAGATGAGAGGGCTCGCGCTGGACTGGCGGCCGTCAGCCTTGAGTTGAACGATGAGGACCGCCTGAACCTGGGGCTGGACGCCCCGGCGGTCCGGCCTACCCACCACTAA